Proteins found in one Zea mays cultivar B73 chromosome 1, Zm-B73-REFERENCE-NAM-5.0, whole genome shotgun sequence genomic segment:
- the LOC100277686 gene encoding uncharacterized protein LOC100277686 precursor, translating into MAAAVLSVRTTTTSLLAAVVLCLCVVSLSSRGAAAARVSPGASPIVATCMTGPYPELCVAELGQRLLDVQTSIASAAPDQRAARIAGAPGQVDVRALVAVALEAASEAGAVAVSIFEGKLPGFNTGVPDFRRCLGNCTVTMRSAMQKLHGATAALHSGDTQVARTLAMRSAADVSSCTVSCRELNGDVRLIVVQSLTEFTKMLQIAVSFISKMKPLPPSAPARTATP; encoded by the coding sequence ATGGCTGCGGCGGTGCTGTCCGTGCGCACGACGACGACGTCGCTGCTAGCAGCAGTCGTCCTGTGCCTCTGCGTCGTCTCCCTCTCCTCCcgtggcgccgccgccgcgcgggtCTCCCCCGGCGCCAGCCCGATCGTGGCCACCTGCATGACGGGCCCGTACCCGGAGCTGTGCGTGGCGGAGCTGGGGCAGCGGCTGCTGGACGTGCAGACGTCGATCGCGTCCGCGGCGCCCGATCAGCGCGCGGCCAGGATCGCGGGCGCCCCGGGGCAGGTGGACGTCAGAGCGCTGGTGGCCGTGGCGCTGGAGGCGGCCTCGGAAGCCGGCGCCGTCGCGGTGTCCATCTTCGAGGGCAAGCTCCCCGGGTTCAACACCGGCGTGCCCGACTTCCGCCGCTGCCTCGGCAACTGCACCGTCACCATGCGCAGCGCCATGCAGAAGCTCCACGGCGCCACCGCCGCGCTGCACTCGGGCGACACGCAGGTGGCCAGGACGCTCGCGATGCGCTCTGCCGCCGACGTCTCGTCCTGCACCGTCAGCTGCAGGGAGCTCAACGGCGACGTGCGCCTCATCGTCGTGCAGAGCCTCACCGAGTTCACCAAGATGCTCCAGATCGCCGTCAGCTTCATCAGCAAGATGAAGCCGCTTCCACCGTCAGCTCCAGCGCGAACTGCCACGCCATGA